In a genomic window of Anoxybacter fermentans:
- a CDS encoding DegV family protein, producing MGKIKIFADSTCDLTPELIKENDISIVPLYVVFDEETYRDGVDITPEELYKKVDEYGKLPKTAAASPADFQKAFEPYINEGYDILYIGISSKLSSTIQNAMIAANQFPEGRIEVVDSLNLSTGIGFLVMKAVDYVKEGLSLKEIAAKIREKVKKIETRFVVDTLEYLYKGGRCSGLQNFVASMLKIRPMIKVEDGKMGVAEKIRGRRERVLKRLLDVVLKNKDVVDGERLFITHSLGEEGAKYIKEELEKTINIKDIIITDAGCVISCHCGPKTVGIIYSTK from the coding sequence ATGGGTAAAATAAAAATATTTGCAGATAGTACATGTGACCTCACTCCAGAGTTGATTAAGGAAAATGATATTTCTATAGTACCACTATATGTTGTTTTTGATGAAGAGACATACAGGGATGGAGTTGATATTACACCTGAAGAGCTGTATAAAAAAGTAGACGAATACGGAAAACTACCGAAAACTGCTGCAGCTTCACCCGCTGATTTCCAAAAGGCCTTTGAACCCTACATTAATGAAGGTTATGACATTTTATATATTGGAATTTCTTCCAAATTATCTTCAACTATCCAAAATGCAATGATTGCAGCGAATCAATTCCCGGAAGGAAGAATTGAAGTAGTTGATTCTTTAAACTTATCAACCGGTATAGGATTTTTAGTTATGAAAGCAGTAGATTACGTTAAGGAAGGTTTGAGTTTAAAAGAGATAGCTGCCAAAATAAGAGAAAAAGTTAAGAAGATAGAGACAAGGTTTGTTGTTGATACACTGGAATATTTATATAAAGGTGGTCGTTGTTCCGGGCTGCAAAATTTTGTTGCCAGCATGTTAAAGATTAGACCTATGATAAAAGTTGAAGATGGAAAAATGGGTGTAGCGGAAAAAATAAGAGGGCGAAGAGAGAGAGTGCTAAAACGTTTATTAGATGTTGTGCTGAAAAATAAAGATGTTGTGGATGGAGAACGGTTATTTATAACTCATTCTTTGGGAGAAGAAGGTGCTAAATATATTAAAGAAGAACTTGAGAAAACTATTAATATAAAGGATATTATTATAACAGATGCTGGATGTGTTATATCTTGTCATTGTGGACCAAAAACAGTAGGAATAATATATTCAACAAAATAA
- a CDS encoding DUF624 domain-containing protein, with amino-acid sequence MEVQKVTVWQIIKKSFKDFYDHIFLLGGVSLIWFIIVGPLVYVGLAGFFLKMPFPVIMNLIFVGPLTLGVFYLTNQLIKYKDSGLKDFFQGFAKFFFRGMFAYWMSLLTMVILLVDLTFFINFGNRFMQYLSGIWIYLIIFFMMSQFYFWSLLVEMEDGLLKIYKRSLLLTLDNILYSLGLFLIFILLVAVGVITAGVGLAVTFIGFLGILANNATYNLLIKYGIRKEFSTPYNIA; translated from the coding sequence ATGGAGGTGCAAAAGGTGACCGTATGGCAGATTATTAAAAAAAGTTTTAAAGATTTTTATGATCATATATTTTTATTAGGTGGAGTAAGTTTAATCTGGTTTATAATTGTAGGACCACTGGTGTATGTTGGGCTTGCAGGATTCTTTTTGAAAATGCCTTTTCCAGTAATTATGAATTTAATTTTTGTTGGGCCATTAACCCTTGGTGTTTTTTACTTGACCAATCAATTGATCAAATATAAAGATTCTGGTTTAAAGGATTTTTTCCAGGGATTTGCTAAATTTTTCTTTAGAGGAATGTTTGCTTATTGGATGAGCCTTTTAACTATGGTAATACTGTTGGTTGACTTAACCTTTTTTATAAATTTTGGGAATAGGTTTATGCAGTATTTGAGTGGAATTTGGATTTATCTGATTATCTTTTTTATGATGAGTCAGTTTTATTTCTGGAGCCTTTTGGTGGAGATGGAAGATGGACTTTTAAAGATTTATAAACGTTCCCTTCTTCTGACTCTGGACAATATTCTATATAGCCTTGGGCTTTTTCTGATATTTATTCTTCTAGTTGCTGTTGGAGTGATCACAGCAGGAGTAGGATTAGCGGTAACGTTTATAGGTTTTCTGGGTATTTTAGCAAATAATGCAACTTATAATCTTTTAATTAAATATGGAATAAGAAAAGAATTTTCAACACCGTATAACATTGCTTAA
- a CDS encoding ROK family protein: MNKKYVIGVDLGGTKILTAIADMEGKILNRVRVDTGADEPAENVIGRIIKTVNEVMEQVGATKDEVLRIGVGSPGPLDIEKGVVLFSPNLKWHNVPIVSMMEEELGLPVVLENDANAAALAEYTFGAGKGAEHMIYMTISTGIGGGVIINGQLLHGVGSAAGELGHHTIIPDGPQCGCGNYGCLEALASGTALGRYGREAVLSGEETLMREMVNSPEKVDGSVVTRAAEAGDKVALEIVDRVATYIGIGIANMINIFNPAKVVLGGGVIKAGHLFYDKILKTVEERALEAPRKQCEIVFAELGSDVGVLGAIAVALKDK, from the coding sequence ATGAACAAAAAATATGTAATTGGTGTTGATCTTGGCGGAACAAAAATCTTAACTGCAATCGCTGATATGGAAGGTAAAATTTTGAATCGGGTACGGGTAGATACAGGTGCCGATGAACCTGCAGAAAATGTTATAGGTCGTATAATTAAGACAGTTAATGAGGTAATGGAACAGGTAGGTGCTACAAAAGATGAAGTCCTCCGGATTGGAGTAGGTTCTCCAGGCCCCCTGGACATTGAAAAAGGAGTTGTACTCTTTTCACCAAATTTAAAATGGCATAATGTGCCTATTGTTTCGATGATGGAAGAAGAACTGGGACTGCCGGTTGTTCTTGAGAATGATGCCAATGCCGCTGCTCTAGCTGAATATACTTTCGGTGCTGGAAAAGGTGCAGAGCACATGATTTATATGACCATAAGTACTGGAATTGGTGGTGGAGTGATCATCAATGGTCAGCTTCTTCATGGTGTAGGTTCTGCTGCTGGAGAGCTGGGACACCATACTATTATACCAGATGGTCCGCAATGTGGTTGCGGTAATTACGGCTGTCTTGAGGCACTGGCATCTGGAACAGCTCTTGGGAGGTATGGCCGGGAAGCTGTTTTGAGTGGTGAAGAGACACTAATGAGGGAAATGGTAAATAGTCCTGAAAAAGTAGATGGGTCAGTGGTTACCCGTGCAGCTGAAGCAGGAGATAAAGTGGCTTTAGAGATTGTAGACAGGGTAGCTACATATATTGGTATTGGGATTGCCAACATGATTAATATTTTTAATCCAGCCAAAGTGGTATTGGGCGGAGGAGTTATCAAAGCTGGCCATCTATTTTATGATAAAATTTTAAAAACTGTAGAAGAACGGGCATTAGAAGCACCACGAAAGCAGTGTGAGATTGTTTTTGCTGAATTAGGATCTGATGTGGGTGTTCTTGGAGCAATTGCAGTTGCCTTAAAAGATAAATGA
- the hprK gene encoding HPr(Ser) kinase/phosphatase: MSLTIQELISHFKLELLAGRKGLKNKLMVTDIKRPGIELAGYWKYFTPERIQLLGRTEINFLSELSFLERKERLIKFFSYQLPGVIITRNLKPPEPMIQIAKETGVPLLRVKTSTTRFLSQLTDYLEKKLAPSKTVHGVLVEVYGVGVLLIGESGIGKSETALELVKRGHRLIADDVVELKRIGASTLVGTALKINQHYMELRGIGIIDVKTLFGAGAIKSEQVVHMIIELEDWKCQKDDYDRLGLNTATAPLLGVEIPKVVVPVRPGRNLTTIIEVAAMNHRLKCIGFDAAKKFTRQLEAEISRKREKNTLKGE; this comes from the coding sequence TTGAGCTTAACGATTCAGGAATTGATCTCCCATTTCAAACTGGAATTGTTAGCTGGTAGGAAAGGCTTGAAAAATAAATTGATGGTGACAGATATCAAACGGCCGGGGATTGAACTTGCCGGCTATTGGAAATACTTTACCCCTGAACGAATTCAGCTGTTGGGGAGAACTGAGATTAACTTTTTAAGTGAACTTTCTTTTCTTGAAAGAAAGGAAAGGTTGATTAAATTTTTCAGTTATCAATTACCAGGGGTAATTATTACACGGAATTTAAAACCACCTGAGCCGATGATCCAGATTGCTAAAGAGACAGGAGTTCCTCTCCTGAGAGTCAAAACCTCTACAACCCGTTTTTTAAGTCAGTTGACCGATTATCTGGAAAAAAAGCTTGCTCCGTCTAAGACCGTTCACGGGGTACTGGTTGAGGTATATGGTGTGGGAGTTTTGCTGATAGGGGAAAGTGGAATTGGAAAAAGTGAGACTGCCCTTGAATTGGTAAAGCGGGGTCATCGGCTGATAGCTGATGATGTAGTAGAGCTGAAACGAATTGGAGCCAGTACACTGGTGGGTACTGCTTTAAAGATTAACCAGCACTATATGGAATTAAGAGGAATTGGAATTATTGATGTTAAGACCCTCTTTGGAGCAGGAGCAATCAAATCAGAACAGGTGGTCCACATGATAATCGAATTGGAAGACTGGAAATGTCAAAAGGACGATTATGATCGATTGGGTTTAAATACTGCTACGGCTCCTTTACTTGGTGTTGAGATTCCAAAAGTAGTGGTTCCGGTGCGTCCTGGTCGGAATTTAACAACGATAATAGAAGTTGCAGCTATGAACCATCGGTTGAAATGCATAGGATTTGATGCAGCAAAGAAATTTACCCGGCAACTTGAGGCAGAGATTTCCCGTAAAAGAGAGAAGAATACTCTGAAAGGTGAGTGA
- a CDS encoding glucodextranase DOMON-like domain-containing protein, translating into MSHKFWVILLVVLLISGPTVRVFGEDETGEIAVEDKWTTILDIEDPIGDDYGPGTYLYPTHVQFAPYQGLLDIERFKVEGTEKLIRFQITFGQITNPWHGPFGFSHQLIQIYIDHRPGGKRRPFYPGAKVVFSPRAPWDTLIKVTGWGMYIFRCTDKPEKEPAHYTKGDIKVLADGKTIQVQIPIEDISSFDDLYDASYYLLVGGQDGFGPDNYRVVKKEVSEWYFGGGDGSGYAPNVIDILTLPHKSQQKILGSYDPTNRVLAVVEPVHRPNPLKKGIIYLISITVGILLWYSWCKRDEFNLDQ; encoded by the coding sequence ATGTCTCATAAATTCTGGGTCATTCTCCTGGTTGTTCTGTTGATTTCTGGCCCGACAGTCAGGGTATTTGGTGAAGATGAAACAGGGGAGATTGCCGTAGAAGATAAATGGACCACCATTCTTGATATAGAAGATCCTATAGGAGATGATTATGGCCCCGGTACTTATCTATACCCAACTCATGTTCAGTTTGCACCATATCAGGGTTTATTAGATATTGAAAGATTTAAGGTAGAAGGTACAGAAAAACTGATTAGATTTCAGATAACTTTTGGTCAGATAACCAATCCCTGGCATGGACCCTTTGGATTTAGTCATCAATTGATTCAGATTTATATTGACCACCGTCCCGGTGGTAAAAGGCGGCCCTTTTATCCCGGGGCCAAAGTTGTTTTTAGCCCACGGGCGCCCTGGGATACTCTGATAAAGGTGACTGGTTGGGGAATGTATATCTTTCGCTGTACAGATAAACCTGAAAAAGAACCTGCTCACTATACTAAAGGGGATATTAAAGTTCTGGCTGATGGTAAAACCATCCAGGTTCAGATTCCTATTGAAGATATAAGTAGTTTTGATGATCTTTATGATGCTTCTTATTATCTTTTGGTAGGTGGCCAGGATGGTTTTGGTCCTGATAACTATAGGGTGGTAAAAAAAGAAGTGAGCGAATGGTATTTTGGTGGAGGAGATGGGTCAGGATATGCTCCTAATGTGATTGATATACTTACTCTTCCTCATAAAAGTCAGCAAAAAATTCTAGGTTCTTATGATCCGACAAACCGTGTTCTGGCAGTTGTAGAACCTGTTCATCGTCCCAATCCTCTAAAGAAAGGAATTATCTATCTAATATCTATTACCGTTGGAATACTGCTCTGGTACAGTTGGTGCAAAAGAGATGAATTTAACTTAGACCAATAA
- a CDS encoding glucodextranase DOMON-like domain-containing protein, whose protein sequence is MSRGICKFLIFICIVFLFLSLPLLAREDNDKRNIIFQIDDPVGDDWGPGSYTYPRYKHFEPFKGLFDLTRFSIIDADPDYILEFAFTEIRDPWRSKYGFSHPLIQIYFDNQPGGSTELFRPGARVKLDSNAPWDVMLNITGWWVRLFRPTDRERVKSMKIPWNDTKNPFELSEAVVTLEENVIKVQLPKTIIGDLSKAKFFLLIGAFFPFGEDHYREVKKVSDDWAFGGSTNPELSPRVLDILVPDGMVQEEVLKLSQNARDFVTIPYIAISRGTESMIFNEKILIWVVTLIVIVLLALVIKIKSKKDPVRK, encoded by the coding sequence GTGAGCAGAGGTATTTGTAAATTTTTAATATTTATTTGTATTGTTTTTCTATTTTTAAGTCTGCCTCTCCTGGCCAGAGAGGATAATGATAAAAGGAATATTATCTTTCAAATAGATGATCCGGTGGGAGATGATTGGGGACCAGGAAGCTACACCTATCCTAGATACAAACATTTTGAACCTTTTAAAGGTTTATTTGATCTAACCAGATTTAGTATAATCGATGCTGACCCGGATTATATATTAGAGTTTGCATTTACAGAAATTCGTGATCCTTGGCGTTCTAAATATGGATTCAGCCATCCTTTGATTCAGATTTATTTTGATAATCAGCCGGGTGGAAGTACTGAACTTTTCCGGCCCGGGGCCAGGGTAAAGTTGGATTCTAATGCACCATGGGATGTTATGTTGAATATTACTGGATGGTGGGTCAGATTATTCCGACCTACTGATAGAGAAAGAGTTAAATCGATGAAAATTCCCTGGAATGATACAAAAAATCCTTTTGAACTTTCTGAGGCTGTTGTTACCCTTGAAGAAAATGTGATCAAAGTTCAGTTACCTAAAACCATTATTGGGGATTTAAGTAAGGCAAAATTCTTTTTACTGATTGGAGCCTTTTTTCCTTTTGGTGAAGACCATTATCGGGAGGTTAAAAAAGTTAGTGATGATTGGGCATTTGGTGGAAGCACTAATCCGGAATTAAGTCCCCGGGTACTGGATATTTTAGTACCGGATGGAATGGTTCAGGAAGAAGTCTTAAAATTAAGTCAAAATGCTCGTGATTTTGTGACCATTCCTTATATTGCTATTAGTAGAGGGACTGAAAGTATGATTTTTAATGAAAAAATTTTGATCTGGGTTGTAACGCTAATAGTTATTGTTTTATTGGCATTAGTTATTAAAATAAAAAGTAAAAAAGACCCAGTCAGAAAGTAG
- a CDS encoding carbohydrate-binding protein has translation MAQTNYQLDPNMDQGIKVEPTPIIAGQRVDIEYDGLLAKAGAQEIYLHAGFGRNDSWTNVMDIKMTRQGNRFVTRLAIEDETRFNFCFRDNAGNWDNNNGRNWSFEIHNGKLY, from the coding sequence ATGGCTCAAACTAACTATCAGTTGGACCCAAATATGGATCAGGGAATCAAGGTTGAACCAACTCCAATTATTGCTGGACAGCGGGTGGATATTGAATATGATGGACTTTTAGCTAAAGCTGGTGCTCAAGAAATTTATCTTCATGCAGGTTTTGGTAGGAACGACAGTTGGACTAATGTAATGGATATTAAGATGACTCGCCAGGGCAATCGGTTTGTAACACGTCTTGCAATTGAAGATGAGACCAGATTCAATTTCTGCTTTAGAGACAATGCTGGAAACTGGGATAATAACAATGGGCGAAATTGGTCTTTTGAAATCCATAATGGCAAACTCTACTAA
- a CDS encoding amylo-alpha-1,6-glucosidase, translating to MIRLTGSILKKEEEFTRREWVVTNGIGGFAGSSLVGANTRGYHGILVAAFKLPLKRMLLVSKLDEKVLTADKEYPLGTNIYQNDLHPKGYLYLTDFRYSFHPIFSYELDGRILEKKIYMIYGENTTVVEYHYLDGTDQIKLRLTPFLNYRDYHGNIEASDWPWMIEKDGCQYKFTAFEGAASVYMTAKGDWTEDRHWHYRLFYPIEEYRGLKALEDHYIPGYLTVQLKPGEKLAVIFSTLDKYRGNDDIQLLYQKQVERIEELFKKAGARDRLSRRLVIAADQFLVHRDSTDTATVIAGYPWFTDWGRDSMISLPGLTLATGRWEEGKEILETFAHYSKYGLIPNRFPDEGEEPEYNTVDASLWFFVAFYEYYKKTGDKEFVLKHLPLLKEIIRFHMEGTLWGIQMESDGLLTQGEKGVQLTWMDAKIGDWVVTPRQGKAVEINALWYNAVKIVAYFTKLAGEEEKFQEYEELAQKILISFREKFWNDEEGYLYDRITDGEKDPSIRPNQIFALSLPFPLLDCEEGARLLKVVKEHLVTPFGLRSLSFQDKDYHSHYGGNQYHRDAAYHQGTVWGWLMGPYLGALLYVKGDSLNTRQLIFSLLEPLLAHMESDGAIGQISEIFDGDRPYHHRGCYAQAWSVAEILRIIDLIS from the coding sequence ATGATTCGTTTAACAGGTTCAATTTTAAAAAAAGAAGAAGAATTTACTCGTCGGGAATGGGTGGTAACTAACGGAATAGGAGGTTTTGCCGGATCATCACTGGTGGGAGCCAATACCAGGGGATATCATGGGATTTTAGTAGCTGCTTTTAAACTGCCCCTTAAGCGAATGCTCCTTGTGAGTAAGTTAGATGAAAAGGTATTAACTGCTGATAAGGAATATCCGCTGGGAACCAATATCTATCAAAACGATTTGCATCCTAAGGGATATCTGTATCTGACAGATTTTCGATATAGTTTCCATCCTATATTCAGTTATGAGCTGGATGGAAGAATTCTGGAGAAGAAGATTTATATGATTTATGGTGAAAATACTACTGTTGTGGAATATCATTATCTGGATGGTACAGATCAGATTAAGCTTCGATTGACTCCTTTTTTGAATTATCGGGATTATCATGGTAATATAGAGGCCAGTGACTGGCCCTGGATGATAGAAAAAGACGGATGTCAGTATAAATTTACTGCCTTTGAAGGGGCTGCTTCAGTTTATATGACTGCAAAGGGAGACTGGACTGAAGATCGTCACTGGCATTACAGGTTATTCTATCCCATTGAAGAATACCGGGGTCTTAAAGCATTGGAAGATCATTATATTCCGGGATATTTGACTGTTCAATTAAAACCAGGTGAAAAATTGGCTGTAATTTTTTCAACATTGGACAAATATAGAGGTAATGATGATATTCAATTACTATATCAGAAACAGGTTGAGAGGATTGAAGAATTATTTAAAAAGGCCGGAGCTAGAGATAGATTGAGCCGCAGGTTAGTGATAGCTGCAGATCAGTTTCTGGTTCACCGTGATTCTACAGATACAGCCACGGTGATTGCTGGCTATCCCTGGTTTACTGACTGGGGGCGGGATAGTATGATTTCTTTGCCAGGGTTAACTCTGGCTACAGGAAGATGGGAAGAAGGAAAAGAGATATTGGAGACTTTTGCCCATTATTCCAAATATGGTTTAATTCCTAATCGTTTCCCGGATGAAGGAGAAGAACCTGAATATAATACGGTGGATGCAAGTCTCTGGTTTTTTGTTGCTTTTTATGAATACTACAAAAAGACCGGAGATAAAGAATTTGTTCTAAAACATCTACCGCTATTAAAAGAGATAATTCGTTTTCATATGGAAGGTACCCTCTGGGGGATTCAGATGGAGTCTGACGGATTATTGACCCAGGGTGAAAAAGGTGTGCAGTTGACCTGGATGGATGCAAAGATTGGAGATTGGGTGGTAACTCCCCGCCAGGGAAAAGCAGTTGAAATCAATGCCCTATGGTATAATGCGGTCAAAATTGTTGCTTATTTTACAAAACTTGCTGGTGAAGAAGAGAAATTTCAGGAATATGAAGAATTGGCGCAAAAGATTTTAATAAGCTTTAGAGAAAAGTTCTGGAATGATGAAGAAGGGTATCTTTATGACCGGATTACTGATGGAGAAAAAGACCCCTCTATCAGGCCAAATCAAATTTTTGCTTTAAGTTTACCTTTTCCATTGTTAGATTGCGAGGAAGGTGCCAGATTGTTAAAAGTAGTAAAAGAACATCTAGTTACACCCTTTGGTCTGCGCAGCTTATCATTCCAGGATAAAGATTATCACAGTCACTATGGTGGTAACCAGTACCACCGGGACGCAGCTTATCATCAAGGAACAGTTTGGGGATGGCTTATGGGACCATATCTGGGTGCACTCCTTTATGTAAAAGGCGACTCTTTAAATACACGACAGCTAATTTTTAGTTTACTGGAGCCGCTTTTGGCACATATGGAAAGTGATGGAGCTATTGGTCAGATCAGTGAAATCTTTGATGGAGACCGTCCATATCATCACCGGGGTTGTTATGCTCAGGCCTGGAGTGTTGCGGAAATTCTCAGGATAATTGATTTAATCTCATAA